The Triticum aestivum cultivar Chinese Spring unplaced genomic scaffold, IWGSC CS RefSeq v2.1 scaffold224474, whole genome shotgun sequence genome contains a region encoding:
- the LOC123176730 gene encoding uncharacterized protein: MSREEPEPKNVVAIGREPEEGLLCGSMGVVSGDPITRRCKDLRLPTCEIKKAGIGGPLVNFADGNFVGMNFYDGRTDHTPFLPRRYILKVLQKLELPSSGSDRDQGVQRLDSSDDGTNYDDRWQDGTIVYLEVDRGLILYSS; encoded by the exons ATGTCTCGTGAAGAGCCTGAACCTAAAAATGTTGTAGCTATAGGTCGTGAGCCTGAAGAGGGATTATTATGCGGCTCAATGGGGGTAGTGAGTGGAGATCCTATAACACGTCGCTGCAAAGACCTCAGGCTGCCCACTTGTGAAATCAAGAAG GCTGGGATTGGAGGCCCCCTTGTTAATTTTGCGGATGGAAATTTTGTTGGCATGAACTTCTATGATGGAAGAACTGACCATACTCCTTTCCTGCCAAGGAGGTATATTTTGAAAGTTTTACAGAAATTGGAGCTCCCTTCATCAGGAAG TGACAGAGACCAAGGTGTCCAGAGATTGGATTCCTCGGATGATGGGACGAACTACGATGACAG ATGGCAAGATGGTACCATAGTTTACTTGGAAGTGGATAGGGGCCTGATTCTGTATTCAAGTTAA